The proteins below are encoded in one region of Pacificitalea manganoxidans:
- the queA gene encoding tRNA preQ1(34) S-adenosylmethionine ribosyltransferase-isomerase QueA, whose translation MKLSDFDFDLPEDLIATRPARPRSSARLLVADGQVPGGSLRDAVVTDLPSFLRPGDRLILNNTRVIPARLSGLRHRDGAEGATAARIGITLLEPRGDGSWAALAKPAKKVRDGEDIVFAPGFSARVEGRAEGQVHLRFSVTGNDFDAALAQAGAMPLPPYIAAKRPADEADHTDYQTVFARHSGAVAAPTASLHFDQPLLERIAAMGVDFSEVTLHVGAGTFLPVKVDDVTTHRMHAEWGEVGAQAAAEINATRAAGGRIIPVGTTALRLIESAATPEGRMEPWDGETDIFIYPGYEFRIADGLMTNFHLPKSTLMMLVSALMGQARMREVYDHAIAERYRFFSYGDSSLLLPGGV comes from the coding sequence ATGAAACTTTCGGATTTTGATTTCGACCTGCCTGAGGATCTGATCGCGACGCGCCCCGCGCGTCCGCGTAGCTCCGCGCGGCTGTTGGTGGCGGACGGACAGGTGCCGGGTGGCTCATTGCGGGACGCGGTGGTTACCGATCTGCCGTCCTTCCTGCGTCCGGGCGACCGGCTGATCCTGAACAATACGCGTGTCATACCGGCGCGCCTGTCCGGGCTGCGTCATCGCGACGGGGCCGAGGGCGCGACGGCGGCGCGGATCGGCATCACCCTGCTGGAGCCGCGCGGCGATGGCAGTTGGGCCGCGCTGGCCAAACCCGCCAAGAAGGTTCGCGATGGCGAGGATATCGTGTTCGCGCCCGGTTTCTCCGCCCGGGTCGAGGGGCGGGCCGAGGGGCAGGTGCATCTGCGCTTCTCCGTCACCGGCAATGATTTCGATGCGGCGCTGGCGCAGGCCGGCGCGATGCCGCTGCCGCCCTATATCGCGGCCAAGCGCCCTGCGGACGAGGCGGACCACACCGACTACCAGACGGTGTTCGCGCGCCATTCCGGTGCCGTTGCTGCACCCACCGCATCGCTGCATTTCGACCAGCCGCTGCTGGAGCGGATCGCCGCGATGGGGGTGGATTTCAGCGAGGTGACCTTGCATGTCGGGGCGGGCACCTTCCTGCCCGTGAAGGTCGATGATGTCACCACCCATCGGATGCATGCCGAATGGGGGGAAGTCGGCGCGCAGGCTGCGGCCGAGATCAACGCCACCCGTGCGGCGGGGGGGCGGATCATCCCGGTGGGCACCACCGCGCTGCGCTTGATCGAGAGCGCCGCCACGCCAGAGGGCCGGATGGAGCCGTGGGACGGCGAGACCGACATTTTCATCTATCCCGGCTACGAATTCCGCATCGCGGATGGCCTGATGACCAATTTCCACCTGCCGAAATCGACCCTGATGATGCTGGTTTCGGCGCTGATGGGGCAGGCGCGGATGCGCGAGGTCTATGACCATGCCATCGCCGAGCGCTACCGGTTCTTTAGCTATGGTGACAGCTCGCTGTTGCTGCCCGGCGGCGTCTGA
- a CDS encoding YhdP family protein, which translates to MNRPDEAQTPSPGTTPEGPDLHHPPMETSPPAPAAGGPVTPVRQPRRARRHLSPLRPVAVVCAWIFDLAVIALILVGVAIAVLPGREIPLPGWIATRIETTAQPGLGGNRLDIGGVGLTIDRRGVPRVAFTDLVLTAPGGREIVRVPGLRAALDRSALLAGRVQPRSLRLDAARIAIRRDAFGRFDLAFGGSMPEGGLGSVGDLLDALDATFALPGLEPIRVVEMGGVTVEYRDDRAGRAWEVGDGRLLLEQDAERLSLRVNLSLTDEMLGPHAPAAPQPVVQDGSSDAPLTDPEAIGPAAPPDAPSQLALSFSSRKGSRAATLAASVTGINAADIGAQAPALAWLEPLDAPISGAMRATVDDAGTLEAFYGTLEIGAGALQAGQGATPVGFDGGRAYFRFDPQARRIDFDEVRVDAPQIGLIASGHAYLEDLTPAGWPGAMVGQLRFSDVRLDPDGLWQSPAQFSDGALDVKVGFDPFRAELGQFLLLGDGVEIHGKGEAVAEGRGWSASADVELGDLSPAQITRLWPVTIAAKTRKWLDENIIGGEVFDARAAIRTGAGGTPQVSAVFEFRDAEVRVMRNLPPVTQARGYATLDGDSFTVSVESGQMVAPEGGTLDMAGTVFRVLDVKQKPAPAEITLRAGGPVTAALSLLDQPPLSLMSKAQRPVDIADGHAEVDARIALVLKDRRTLPPEERMSDVSWQVSGTLRDIRSDQVVPGQVLRADTLALEASNTQIAIGGDGELSGLPVTAEWINPLGPEGRGHSHVEGVTELSRAALDTFNIALPDGMVSGRGQAGFRLDLHAGAEPRFQVTSDLNRVGLSIPQIGWTKPAATRGSLTVDGQLGAAPQVDTLTLTAPGLTAEGRITLQPDGAGLREARFDRVAAGWFDGAVTLTGRGRGVPPAVAVTGGRVDLRAMPEGGAMGGGGAAREGAPITLALDRVTVSERIALTGFRGRLSTTGGLNGDFTAGVNGAGQVTGTLVPTDRGTALRLRSDDAGRVLAGSGLYKKGVGGTLDVSMRPRAPGDYDGSVKIENIRAQSAPGLAALLNTISVVGLLDQLNGPGLLFNEVEGVFRLTPTAVEITRASAVGPSLGLSVAGVVDMGRALLNLQGVASPIYVVNSIGQVISRKGEGVFGVNYEMTGPIAQPDVSVNPLSFLTPGMFREIFRKPAPRLAN; encoded by the coding sequence ATGAACAGGCCAGACGAGGCGCAGACTCCATCCCCCGGCACGACGCCGGAGGGGCCGGACCTGCATCATCCCCCTATGGAGACCTCCCCACCGGCCCCTGCGGCGGGTGGCCCTGTCACGCCCGTTCGTCAGCCGCGCCGTGCCCGGCGGCACCTGTCCCCACTGCGCCCGGTCGCCGTGGTCTGTGCGTGGATCTTCGATTTGGCCGTGATTGCGCTGATCCTCGTCGGGGTCGCGATCGCCGTGCTGCCGGGGCGCGAAATTCCGCTGCCGGGCTGGATCGCCACGCGGATTGAAACCACCGCTCAGCCGGGCCTCGGCGGCAATCGGCTGGACATCGGCGGCGTCGGGCTGACGATTGACCGGCGCGGCGTGCCGCGTGTGGCGTTTACCGATCTGGTGCTAACCGCGCCGGGTGGGCGGGAGATCGTTCGTGTGCCGGGGTTGCGCGCGGCACTTGACCGCTCCGCGCTGCTTGCCGGTCGGGTGCAGCCCCGCTCGCTGAGGCTCGATGCCGCGCGGATCGCGATCCGGCGGGATGCCTTCGGTCGCTTCGATCTGGCGTTTGGCGGGTCGATGCCGGAGGGCGGGCTTGGCTCGGTCGGGGATCTTCTCGATGCGCTGGATGCGACCTTTGCACTGCCGGGGCTGGAGCCGATCCGCGTGGTGGAAATGGGCGGCGTCACGGTGGAATACCGCGATGACCGGGCTGGCCGGGCATGGGAGGTGGGCGACGGGCGGCTTCTGCTGGAACAGGATGCGGAGCGTCTGTCCCTCCGGGTCAACCTGTCGCTCACCGATGAGATGCTGGGCCCTCATGCGCCCGCCGCCCCGCAACCGGTGGTGCAGGATGGGTCGTCCGATGCGCCCCTGACCGACCCCGAAGCCATCGGCCCCGCCGCGCCGCCCGATGCGCCATCGCAATTGGCGCTCAGCTTTTCCTCGCGCAAGGGCAGCCGCGCCGCGACGCTGGCGGCCAGTGTCACCGGCATCAATGCGGCGGATATTGGCGCGCAGGCACCCGCGCTGGCGTGGTTGGAGCCTCTCGACGCGCCGATCTCTGGCGCCATGCGTGCCACGGTCGATGATGCCGGCACGCTGGAGGCATTCTACGGCACGCTTGAGATAGGCGCGGGCGCGTTGCAGGCGGGGCAGGGCGCGACACCCGTTGGGTTCGACGGCGGACGGGCCTATTTCCGGTTCGATCCGCAGGCGCGGCGCATCGACTTCGACGAAGTGCGGGTGGACGCGCCGCAGATAGGCCTAATCGCAAGCGGTCACGCCTATCTCGAAGATCTGACCCCGGCGGGCTGGCCCGGTGCGATGGTGGGGCAGTTGCGGTTTTCCGATGTCAGGCTTGACCCGGACGGGTTGTGGCAGAGTCCGGCGCAATTCAGCGACGGGGCACTGGATGTAAAGGTCGGCTTCGATCCCTTCCGCGCCGAGCTGGGCCAGTTCCTGCTGCTGGGCGACGGGGTCGAGATCCATGGCAAGGGCGAGGCCGTGGCAGAGGGGCGCGGTTGGTCGGCCTCCGCCGATGTGGAACTGGGCGATCTGTCGCCCGCGCAGATCACCCGGCTCTGGCCGGTCACGATCGCAGCCAAAACGCGCAAATGGCTCGACGAGAACATCATCGGCGGCGAGGTGTTCGATGCCCGCGCGGCGATCCGCACCGGCGCGGGCGGGACCCCGCAGGTGTCTGCGGTGTTCGAATTTCGCGATGCCGAAGTGCGGGTCATGCGCAACCTGCCACCGGTGACACAGGCGCGGGGCTACGCCACGCTCGACGGGGACAGCTTCACCGTGTCGGTCGAATCGGGTCAGATGGTCGCTCCCGAAGGTGGCACGCTGGATATGGCGGGGACCGTGTTTCGGGTGCTCGACGTAAAGCAAAAGCCCGCCCCGGCAGAAATTACCCTGCGGGCGGGCGGGCCGGTGACGGCGGCGCTGTCGCTGCTGGACCAGCCGCCATTGAGCCTGATGAGCAAGGCGCAGCGCCCCGTCGATATTGCCGACGGCCATGCCGAGGTCGACGCCCGCATCGCGCTGGTGCTGAAAGACCGCCGCACGCTGCCGCCCGAGGAACGGATGAGCGACGTGTCATGGCAGGTCAGCGGCACTTTGCGGGACATCCGCTCTGATCAGGTGGTGCCGGGGCAGGTGCTTCGGGCCGATACGCTGGCGTTGGAGGCGTCCAACACACAAATCGCGATTGGCGGCGACGGGGAGCTGTCGGGGCTGCCTGTCACGGCGGAATGGATCAATCCGCTGGGGCCGGAGGGCCGGGGTCACAGCCATGTCGAGGGCGTCACGGAACTGAGCCGCGCGGCGCTGGACACATTCAACATCGCCCTGCCCGATGGCATGGTTAGCGGGCGCGGGCAGGCCGGGTTCCGGCTGGATCTGCACGCAGGCGCCGAGCCGCGGTTTCAGGTGACGTCGGATCTCAACCGGGTCGGGCTCAGTATTCCCCAGATCGGCTGGACGAAACCCGCAGCGACGCGGGGCAGCCTGACGGTGGACGGGCAGCTCGGTGCCGCGCCGCAGGTCGATACATTGACCCTGACCGCGCCGGGGCTGACCGCGGAGGGGCGCATCACGTTGCAACCGGACGGTGCTGGTCTGCGTGAGGCGCGGTTCGACCGGGTCGCTGCGGGCTGGTTCGACGGGGCCGTGACGCTGACTGGGCGCGGGCGGGGCGTGCCGCCTGCCGTCGCGGTGACCGGGGGCCGTGTCGATCTGCGCGCCATGCCGGAGGGGGGTGCAATGGGTGGCGGCGGGGCCGCGCGGGAGGGCGCGCCCATCACGCTTGCGCTGGATCGCGTCACGGTATCGGAGCGCATCGCGTTGACCGGGTTTCGTGGGCGGCTGTCGACGACAGGCGGCCTGAACGGAGATTTCACAGCCGGGGTCAATGGCGCAGGTCAGGTGACCGGCACGCTGGTGCCCACGGATCGCGGCACCGCGCTGCGCTTGCGCTCGGATGATGCGGGGCGTGTTCTGGCGGGCTCCGGCCTTTACAAGAAGGGCGTTGGCGGCACGCTCGACGTGTCGATGCGCCCCAGAGCCCCCGGTGACTATGACGGATCGGTCAAGATCGAGAACATTCGCGCCCAGTCCGCGCCGGGGCTGGCGGCCCTGCTCAATACCATTTCCGTCGTCGGGCTGCTGGATCAGTTGAACGGCCCCGGATTGCTGTTCAATGAGGTCGAGGGCGTGTTTCGCCTAACCCCCACGGCAGTGGAAATCACGCGCGCGTCCGCTGTCGGGCCATCGCTGGGCCTGTCGGTCGCGGGGGTTGTCGATATGGGGCGGGCGCTGCTGAACCTTCAGGGCGTCGCGTCGCCCATTTATGTGGTCAACAGCATCGGACAGGTGATTTCGCGCAAGGGCGAGGGCGTGTTCGGTGTGAATTACGAAATGACCGGCCCCATCGCGCAGCCAGATGTGTCGGTCAATCCGCTGTCGTTCCTGACGCCCGGCATGTTCCGGGAGATCTTCCGCAAGCCCGCGCCGCGGCTGGCGAACTGA
- a CDS encoding peroxiredoxin, producing MIDTGDLAPDFALASDDGGEITLSALRPAPVVVYFYPRDDTSGCTKEALEFTDLIDRFEAAGAHVLGISADTVAKHEKFRDKHGLKVTLLSDPEATTCALYDVWKEKSMYGKTFMGIERSTFVIDGEGRIARAWRKVKVPGHAEEVLTTVEALSR from the coding sequence ATGATCGATACCGGAGACCTCGCCCCCGATTTTGCGCTGGCCAGCGACGATGGCGGCGAAATCACCCTCAGCGCCCTGCGTCCCGCCCCGGTTGTCGTGTATTTCTACCCCCGCGACGACACTTCGGGCTGCACCAAGGAAGCGCTGGAGTTCACCGATCTCATCGACCGGTTCGAAGCGGCAGGAGCGCATGTGCTGGGGATTTCCGCCGATACGGTCGCCAAGCACGAGAAATTCCGCGACAAGCATGGGCTGAAGGTCACGCTGCTGTCGGACCCGGAGGCCACGACCTGCGCGCTTTATGACGTGTGGAAGGAGAAATCCATGTATGGAAAAACCTTCATGGGCATCGAACGCAGCACGTTCGTCATCGATGGCGAAGGCCGCATCGCACGCGCATGGCGCAAGGTGAAGGTGCCCGGCCATGCTGAGGAAGTCCTGACCACAGTCGAGGCGCTGAGCCGTTGA
- the pgsA gene encoding CDP-diacylglycerol--glycerol-3-phosphate 3-phosphatidyltransferase codes for MRWTLPNTLTILRLLAAPGVAVIFLILPRPAADWLALIFFVCAAVTDWFDGHLARKWQQVSKLGAMLDPIADKAMVVIALAVLVALSGMDPWILLPATVILFREVFVSGLREYLGDTAGLLKVTTLAKWKTTAQMVSIAVLFGSGIFAASGWVGTGAVYWLGTLLLWVAALLTAMTGWDYFSKAQPHLRD; via the coding sequence ATGCGCTGGACCCTGCCAAATACCCTCACCATCCTGCGGCTGCTCGCGGCGCCGGGTGTTGCTGTGATCTTCCTTATCCTGCCCCGCCCTGCGGCGGATTGGCTTGCGCTGATCTTCTTTGTCTGCGCTGCCGTGACCGACTGGTTCGATGGGCATCTGGCCCGCAAATGGCAGCAGGTCAGCAAGCTGGGCGCGATGCTCGACCCCATTGCCGACAAGGCGATGGTGGTGATCGCGCTGGCGGTGCTGGTTGCGCTGTCGGGGATGGATCCGTGGATCCTATTGCCCGCCACCGTGATCCTGTTCCGCGAGGTATTCGTGTCCGGCCTGCGTGAATATCTGGGCGACACGGCAGGTCTGCTGAAGGTCACGACGCTGGCCAAGTGGAAAACAACCGCGCAGATGGTCTCGATTGCCGTGCTGTTTGGCAGCGGTATCTTCGCGGCATCCGGCTGGGTCGGCACCGGCGCGGTCTACTGGCTGGGCACGCTGCTGTTGTGGGTGGCTGCTCTGCTGACGGCGATGACCGGCTGGGATTACTTCTCCAAGGCGCAGCCGCATCTGCGCGATTGA
- the moaD gene encoding molybdopterin converting factor subunit 1, giving the protein MTLDVLYFAWVRERIGLPKEQVTTDAATVAELVAELAAREERYAVAFADTDALRVALDQELAAFDAPLAGVREVAFFPPMTGG; this is encoded by the coding sequence ATGACGCTCGATGTTTTGTATTTCGCATGGGTGCGTGAACGCATCGGTTTGCCCAAGGAGCAGGTGACGACCGACGCCGCAACGGTTGCTGAGCTTGTCGCCGAACTCGCCGCGCGCGAGGAACGCTATGCCGTGGCATTCGCCGATACCGACGCCCTGCGCGTGGCACTGGATCAGGAACTTGCCGCGTTCGACGCCCCCCTGGCGGGCGTGCGCGAAGTTGCGTTCTTCCCGCCGATGACCGGGGGCTGA
- a CDS encoding molybdenum cofactor biosynthesis protein MoaE, producing the protein MDIRVQEAAFDAGAELTAFSAAQDGAGAVVTFTGVVRDTGGLRHMEIEHYPGMTARAIEGIARDAQARWPLTGILVVHRYGVLPPGAQIMMVATASAHRVAAFEAAEFLMDYLKSRAPFWKKEVTDESADWVAAKDSDEDALSRW; encoded by the coding sequence ATGGATATCCGGGTGCAGGAGGCGGCGTTTGACGCGGGCGCTGAACTGACGGCCTTCTCCGCCGCGCAGGACGGCGCGGGCGCAGTCGTGACGTTTACCGGGGTTGTGCGGGATACCGGCGGCCTGCGCCACATGGAGATCGAGCATTACCCCGGTATGACCGCCCGCGCGATAGAGGGCATCGCCCGTGATGCGCAGGCCCGCTGGCCTCTTACCGGGATCCTGGTGGTTCACCGCTATGGCGTCCTGCCGCCCGGTGCCCAGATCATGATGGTGGCGACGGCTTCGGCCCATCGCGTCGCGGCCTTCGAGGCGGCGGAATTTCTGATGGATTACCTGAAATCCCGCGCGCCCTTCTGGAAGAAGGAAGTCACCGACGAGAGCGCGGATTGGGTTGCCGCTAAGGACAGCGACGAAGACGCGCTGTCGCGCTGGTGA
- a CDS encoding ABC transporter ATP-binding protein has translation MTPVLDVKDLRISFAQDGATVEAVRGVSFQVGRGETVALVGESGSGKSVTALSTVSLLGDSATVEGSITYEGKQMVGASEAALQKVRGNDISFIFQEPMTSLNPLHTLEKQLTESIALHQGIQGKAARARVLELLTRVGIRDPESRLSAYPHQLSGGQRQRVMIAMALANGPDLLIADEPTTALDVTIQAQILELLADLKRAEGMSLLFITHDLTIVRQIADRVCVMQNGEIVETGPTAEIFANPQHPYTQKLLGAEPTGQADPVPAGAREVVRTEDLRIWFPIKQGFMRRTVGHVKAVNAASLSVHEGETLGIVGESGSGKTTLALAIMRLISSEGPIWFEGADIQGRSAGQLRDLRQHMQIVFQDPYGSLSPRMTVEQIVAEGLGVHGVEKGRNRREMVAEMLTEVGLRPEMMHRYPHEFSGGQRQRIAIARAMILRPRLLVLDEPTSALDMTVQVQIVDLLRDLQRKYHLTYLFISHDLRVVHAMSHRVMVMKQGDVMEAGTVEEVFGAPKSDYTRTLMAAAFGPDYMAEPA, from the coding sequence ATGACCCCTGTTCTCGACGTCAAAGACCTGCGCATCAGTTTCGCACAGGACGGCGCGACGGTGGAGGCCGTGCGCGGTGTGTCTTTTCAGGTGGGCCGCGGAGAGACCGTGGCACTGGTGGGGGAGTCCGGTTCGGGTAAGTCGGTGACGGCATTGTCGACCGTGTCGCTGCTGGGCGATAGCGCGACGGTCGAAGGCTCGATCACCTACGAAGGCAAGCAGATGGTCGGCGCGTCTGAGGCGGCGTTGCAGAAGGTGCGCGGCAACGACATCTCGTTCATCTTCCAAGAGCCGATGACCTCGCTCAACCCTCTGCACACGCTGGAAAAGCAGCTGACCGAAAGCATCGCCCTGCATCAGGGCATTCAGGGCAAAGCCGCCCGCGCGCGGGTGCTGGAACTGCTGACGCGCGTGGGTATCCGCGACCCCGAAAGCCGCCTGTCGGCCTATCCGCATCAATTGTCAGGCGGGCAGCGGCAGCGGGTCATGATCGCGATGGCGCTGGCCAATGGACCGGACCTGCTGATCGCGGATGAGCCGACCACGGCGCTGGACGTCACCATTCAGGCGCAGATCCTTGAATTGCTGGCGGACTTGAAGCGGGCCGAAGGCATGAGCCTGCTGTTCATCACCCATGATCTGACCATCGTGCGGCAAATCGCGGACCGCGTCTGTGTCATGCAGAACGGCGAGATCGTCGAAACCGGCCCCACCGCCGAGATCTTCGCCAACCCGCAGCACCCCTATACGCAGAAGCTTCTGGGTGCGGAGCCCACGGGGCAGGCGGACCCGGTCCCCGCTGGTGCGCGGGAGGTGGTGCGCACTGAGGATCTGCGCATCTGGTTTCCGATCAAGCAGGGCTTCATGCGCCGCACCGTCGGCCATGTGAAGGCCGTCAACGCCGCCAGCCTGAGCGTCCATGAGGGCGAAACCCTCGGCATTGTCGGGGAAAGCGGGTCCGGCAAAACGACGCTGGCACTGGCGATCATGCGTTTGATTTCGTCCGAAGGGCCGATTTGGTTCGAAGGCGCGGACATTCAGGGCCGCAGCGCGGGTCAGTTGCGCGACCTGCGGCAACATATGCAGATCGTGTTCCAAGATCCCTATGGCTCGCTCAGCCCCCGCATGACGGTGGAACAGATCGTCGCCGAAGGTCTGGGCGTACATGGTGTCGAAAAGGGCCGCAACCGCCGCGAGATGGTGGCCGAGATGCTGACCGAGGTCGGCCTGCGCCCCGAAATGATGCATCGCTACCCGCATGAGTTCTCAGGCGGGCAACGTCAGCGTATCGCCATTGCCCGCGCGATGATCCTGCGGCCCCGGCTGCTGGTGCTGGATGAGCCGACCTCGGCGCTGGATATGACGGTGCAGGTGCAGATCGTCGATCTGCTGCGGGATCTACAGCGCAAATATCACCTGACCTATCTGTTCATCAGCCACGACCTGCGCGTCGTGCACGCGATGAGCCATAGGGTCATGGTGATGAAGCAGGGCGACGTAATGGAGGCCGGCACGGTCGAGGAGGTCTTCGGCGCGCCAAAATCGGACTACACCCGCACTCTCATGGCCGCGGCGTTCGGGCCGGATTACATGGCAGAGCCAGCCTGA
- a CDS encoding ABC transporter permease gives MAILSPLNQRRWRNFKKNRRALWSLWLFSILFGLSLFADYLANDKPIVINYQGEYFFPITNFYPETTFGGDFQTEAVYRYPEVECLIVSGGLEACFDDPEGVIEDAQDGEVAGEAIKKGWMIWPLVPYAYDTPNDLRGPAPSAPNSEHWLGTDDAARDVLARVIHGFRLSILFTAIVTILTSIIGVVAGAVQGYFGGWVDLVFQRAIEIWSSTPGLYIIIIMFAILGRSFWLLVFLTVLFGWPALVGVVRAEFLRARNFEYVRAAKALGVSDRKIMFRHMLPNAMVATLTMMPFIITATIASLASLDFLGFGLPSSAPSLGELTLQAKQNLQAPWLGFTAFITFALMLSLLVFIFEGVRDAFDPRKTFA, from the coding sequence ATGGCAATCCTGTCCCCGCTGAACCAGCGCCGCTGGCGCAACTTCAAAAAGAACCGCCGCGCGCTCTGGTCGCTATGGCTGTTTTCGATCCTGTTCGGGCTGTCGCTGTTTGCCGACTACCTTGCGAACGACAAGCCGATCGTGATCAATTATCAGGGCGAGTATTTCTTCCCAATCACCAACTTCTACCCTGAGACGACGTTTGGCGGCGATTTCCAGACCGAGGCGGTCTATCGCTATCCGGAAGTCGAATGCCTGATTGTCTCGGGCGGGTTGGAGGCGTGCTTCGACGACCCCGAAGGTGTGATAGAAGATGCGCAGGATGGCGAGGTCGCCGGCGAGGCGATCAAGAAAGGCTGGATGATCTGGCCGCTGGTGCCCTACGCCTATGACACACCCAATGACCTGCGCGGGCCTGCGCCCTCCGCCCCGAACTCGGAACATTGGCTGGGCACCGACGACGCAGCGCGCGACGTGCTGGCGCGGGTGATCCACGGCTTCCGTTTGTCGATCCTGTTCACGGCCATCGTCACCATCCTGACCTCGATCATCGGGGTCGTGGCGGGGGCGGTGCAGGGCTATTTCGGCGGCTGGGTCGATCTGGTGTTTCAGCGCGCGATCGAAATCTGGTCGTCCACGCCGGGACTTTACATCATCATCATTATGTTCGCGATATTGGGGCGAAGTTTCTGGCTGCTGGTGTTTCTGACCGTGCTGTTCGGCTGGCCTGCGTTGGTGGGTGTGGTGCGGGCGGAGTTCCTGCGCGCGCGCAACTTCGAATATGTCCGCGCGGCCAAGGCGCTCGGCGTTAGCGACCGAAAGATCATGTTCCGCCACATGCTGCCCAACGCTATGGTCGCGACCCTGACCATGATGCCGTTCATCATCACCGCCACCATTGCATCGCTGGCCTCGCTTGATTTTCTGGGCTTCGGGTTGCCATCGTCGGCCCCGTCGCTGGGGGAATTGACGTTGCAGGCTAAGCAGAACCTGCAAGCGCCGTGGCTGGGCTTTACCGCATTCATCACCTTCGCGCTGATGCTGTCGCTGCTCGTCTTCATTTTTGAGGGGGTGCGTGACGCCTTCGATCCCAGAAAGACCTTTGCATGA
- a CDS encoding microcin C ABC transporter permease YejB: MGAYILRRLLLIIPTLIGIMIINFVLTQFVPGGPIEQIVAQMQGEGDVFEGIAGGGNDAGGMQMADDSEYYGARGLPQDFLDSLEIEMGFARIVCEAGHTGPATLEAEGCVKEEIGIAERFFILMGNYAVFDFGESYFRSISVIDLVLEKMPVSISLGLWSTLIAYVISIPLGIRKAVRDGTRFDTWTSAAIIVAYAIPGFLFAILLLVLFAGGSYWQIFPLRGLTSDNFESLSLGGKLLDYFHHIALPVIASTISSFATLTLLTKNSFLDEIKKQYVITAKAKGLSERKVLYGHVFRNAMLIVIAGFPAAFLGVFFGASLIIETIFSLDGLGRLGFEAAVARDYPVVFGTLYVFGLIGLLMNILSDMMYVFIDPRIDFESRRT; this comes from the coding sequence ATGGGCGCATATATTCTAAGACGACTGCTGCTGATCATTCCGACGCTGATCGGGATCATGATCATCAACTTCGTGCTGACGCAATTCGTGCCCGGTGGCCCGATCGAACAGATCGTGGCCCAGATGCAGGGCGAAGGCGACGTGTTCGAAGGCATCGCGGGCGGCGGCAACGATGCCGGCGGCATGCAGATGGCCGATGATAGCGAATATTACGGCGCACGCGGTCTGCCGCAGGATTTCTTGGATTCGCTGGAAATCGAGATGGGCTTTGCCCGTATCGTCTGCGAAGCGGGCCATACCGGCCCCGCCACGCTGGAGGCCGAGGGCTGCGTCAAGGAAGAGATCGGTATCGCCGAGCGCTTCTTTATCCTGATGGGCAACTACGCGGTGTTCGACTTCGGCGAGAGCTACTTCCGCTCGATTTCGGTCATCGATTTGGTGCTGGAAAAGATGCCGGTGTCGATCTCGCTGGGGCTGTGGTCGACGCTGATCGCCTATGTGATCTCCATCCCGCTGGGCATCCGCAAGGCGGTGCGCGACGGCACCCGGTTTGACACATGGACCTCCGCCGCGATCATCGTGGCCTATGCGATCCCGGGCTTTCTGTTCGCGATCCTGCTTCTGGTGCTGTTCGCGGGCGGCAGCTACTGGCAGATCTTCCCGCTGCGGGGGCTGACATCCGATAATTTCGAAAGCCTGTCTCTGGGCGGTAAGCTGCTGGACTATTTCCACCATATCGCGCTGCCGGTCATCGCATCGACGATTTCGAGCTTCGCGACGCTGACGCTACTGACCAAGAACAGCTTCCTCGACGAGATCAAGAAGCAGTATGTCATTACCGCCAAGGCCAAGGGCCTGAGCGAGCGGAAGGTTCTGTATGGCCATGTCTTCCGCAACGCGATGCTGATCGTGATCGCAGGCTTCCCGGCGGCGTTCCTTGGCGTGTTCTTTGGCGCGTCGCTGATCATCGAGACGATCTTCTCGCTCGACGGGTTGGGGCGGCTCGGCTTCGAGGCTGCGGTGGCGCGGGATTATCCGGTCGTGTTTGGCACGCTCTATGTGTTTGGGCTGATCGGCCTGCTGATGAACATCCTGTCGGACATGATGTATGTCTTCATCGATCCCCGGATCGATTTCGAAAGCCGGAGGACCTGA